A DNA window from Callospermophilus lateralis isolate mCalLat2 chromosome X, mCalLat2.hap1, whole genome shotgun sequence contains the following coding sequences:
- the LOC143638621 gene encoding putative histone H2B 4, with protein MAEPTCDKSPEECLSPQEPENADRTTQKQKKPKCRSRRRMPGREDSFATFFPRVLKQVHVGLSLSQMAVNVMDSFIKDMFERIASEAGRLARQNHRSTITSREIQTAVRLLLPGEINKHAVSEGTMALLRHISRK; from the coding sequence ATGGCTGAGCCAACCTGTGACAAGTCTCCTGAGGAGTGCCTCAGTCCCCAGGAGCCTGAGAATGCCGATCGGACAACCCAGAAGCAGAAGAAGCCAAAGTGCCGCAGCCGCCGCCGTATGCCAGGACGCGAAGACAGTTTCGCCACCTTTTTCCCCAGGGTGCTGAAGCAAGTCCACGTGGGTCTCAGCCTTTCCCAGATGGCGGTGAACGTGATGGACTCGTTCATTAAGGACATGTTCGAGCGCATCGCCAGCGAGGCCGGCCGCCTGGCCCGCCAGAATCATCGGTCGACCATCACCTCCAGAGAGATCCAGACGGCTGTGCGCCTCCTGCTGCCCGGGGAGATCAACAAACACGCGGTGTCTGAGGGCACCATGGCCCTCCTCAGGCACATCAGCCGCAAGTGA